ATCCCATATTTGAAGCTTGAAGGGCTCGGTGTGTCTGAGTTTGTGGCATTAGTCAAAGCAGAATACTCTAACCTGCCGCCAGCATTCAACGATATCGAAACGGTATCGTATGGTTCAGGTTCAGATGTTAACGAGATACCACCCGAGCCGACTCCGGACCTCAAGGTTGGAATTTTAGAGACTATTTCGTTGTCATTGAAGTTCTGCGCCCTTTGGTTTGCCGCCAACTTGGCCACTAACTGCTCATTATCGTACACGTCAGTGGCATCCCAGACCATATTGTCCTCGACATGTTCATTCTTCACCTTGATCATCGGCTTTGTCTACGGGGTGGAAAAAGTCACTCGAAGCAAGATCTATGGTATAGTTCTATGTTTTGTTGGAGTGGTGATAGTCACCAGAGACGATTCTTCTGCCACCAATCCCGCCACCTCCAACTGGCTAGTGTTGATGGGAAATCTCATGGCACTCATTGGAGCTCTTATTTACGGGATTTACACGATCTTGCTAAAGATGAAGACGGTGGTGAAAAACTCGACTTTGGAACGAGAGCTCAATACGCATCTTTTCTTTGCATTTGTGGGAATCTTCACATTGGTGATATTGTTCCCAGTGATGGTGATCCTCCATTTCACGGGTGTGGAGCGGTTTGTGCTCCCCACCAACAAACACGCGTTGACGCTGCTTCTGATCAACATGCTCATTACCCTCATCAGTGACTTTTGCTGGTGCCGAGCTGTGCTTTTAACCAGTCCGCTCACCGTCACCGTGGGACTATCTTTGACCATTCCGTTGGCCATGGTGGGCGACTGGGTGCTCAAGGGGTTCCAATTGAATCTTTTCTACATCTCGGGAGCCGCCATTGTCACTATTGGTtttctcatcatcaaccacGACGAAGAGCAAGAGTTCAGTCACAATCATATAGAATAATTACTTACAGTTGATAAATatattgaacaattgaGTTGAACACCTGGTCATGAACAGCCAACAGTACTATTGATGAATCCGATGGTAAACACAGAAATCAGGTTTCGCATCAATTTCTCAAACAAACGTTTTGCGTTGCTCACAAAATGGTAATCGTCCACAGTTTGGTATGGGTTCTACTATTGGGGGTGCTCGTGGCAGCCTTGTCATCACAAGAGGCATTGGGCCTCACAGAACTCTCCCAGAAAAGCGAGGACTTCATCATACGCGTCACCGATGGGAAATTGGATCTGTTCACAGGGGTAAGAGACTATTACACGTTGGTGATTCTCACATCTACATCTTCTGAGCACAAATGTACCACTTGCCAGAACCTCATCGACATTGTGCAGATAGTTGCTCGATCCTGGTTTCACGACTATACACGTCTGCACGCATTGTTTTTTGTCGAAATTGACTTGGTTCACGAGCCCAATATGCGGTTAGCAGGCGctatccaacttcaaacagTTCCACACCTATGGCTTGTACCGCCCAACCCCGAGGAACAGTACGATGAATTTGCATTATTGAAGGAACAGCATTTTATTTACCGATTGCCGGTGGGTAAAGTCGACAGCCAAGCGTTTGACTTAGCTCAGTTCTTGTCGCAGACCCTTCAGAAGTCTATCTATATTCGAGACGGAGACCCCATGGTGAACTTTGTGTTGTACTTTGTGGTGACGTTCTTGGTGATCACTATATGTAAACGAAATGCTCCTCAACtcgtcaagaacttgggtAGAGTGTTTGCCTACAAGGTATTGTCTATTGGGATGATATTGGCTTCCACCACCGGATTCCAGTATTCTCGGATCCAAAAGATCCCCTTTGTGGCCAGGAACGATGAGGGACTTATCATAATCTCGGGAGGTACACACTACCAGTTTGGAGTCGAGTCCCTCATTGTCAGTGGGGTCTATTTACTATTGGCTGTATCGTTCCTTGTGTTGGTGTATCTTGGAAGTTATAAAACCACGGCCAAAAGTACCCTTGATGACCAGTCTAAACATATTCTCATCATCTCCATGACCATCACATTGTACTTGTTGTACAGTGCGCTTACAAGCATTATTCTACGCAAAGACTCCGATTATCCATATGCCTTCACCAAGCTCTTTTAAGTATTAATGCGATTCTCAATTTCTGACGCGTACAATTTTTCAGTAGGCTCTATACTTAATGTCAAATACTGTTGACAGTAAAAGAGTGTCAGAGACTCAGCACCCTGAGCGCAACGTGGTGGTAAAGAGAACAAAGATCACAGACTTTTTCCtggtcaagaagaagcctgCACCACCGAAAGACGTAAGCTCTACTGAGTCGAAACAAACAATCAAGACGGTAACAACTACAACGACATTGAAACTAAAACCAACCCAGCCAGCCGAAACAGCTCAACAATGTGACCTGTTGGATGAAGACGCCTTCTCTACAAagtacaacttcaataaaaAAAAGTGGATAGAACTGCTTTCTCCAAAATATCTCGAGCTTTTAGACCTCGAAATCAACTATTTACACATTTCCTGGTTGACTTTTCTTCACAAAGAACTCACGAAACCCTACTTTCTCAAATTGAAACGGTTTCTCAAAGCTCAGGCCCACAAGACGGTATTTCCTCCTAAGCACCAGATCTACTCCTGGTCCCATTTCACACCACTTCCACAATTGAAGTGTCTTATTTTGGGCCAGGATCCATACCATAACTTTAACCAGGCCCACGGGTTGGCATTCTCTGTTTTGGAGCCCACAAAACCGCCtccttctttgaagaacatctACAAAGGTATTCAAAACGACTACCCCAAGTTTGAGCCTCCCAATAGTTCTCAGGGTGGAGGTGGTAATTTGACCAAGTGGGCTAAGAGGGGTGTCCTCATGTTGAACACCTGTCTCACGGTAGAGGCGCACAAAGCCAATAGCCATTCGAAACAAGGATGGGAAACATTTACCCAAGAGGTCATAAATACAGCGATAAACtaccaccagaaccagGAGAATTCGGGGTTCGTGGTGATGGCATGGGGAATGCCTGCGCAGAACACCGTGGGTCAATTCCCTAATTTGCAAAAGACAGACAACTTTCTTGTTTTGAAAACGTTCCATCCGTCGCCATTCTCAGCTGCAAAAGGTTTTTTCACTGCCCAGTGTTTCCGGAAATGCAATGAGTGGCTCGAACAACAGGGCAAGCAACGTATTGATTGGGCACTTTTAGACTCGAACCAAATCTttacttgaaagaagcaCGTTAAATAGTTAAATATTCATGTTATTGTCATTGGTTGTACAAACTCTTGCAACATTGGTTTTAGTATATTTTTAATTCGCAGCGCTGGCAACACGTCTATTAACCAGATTCGCATTTTTCTGCGGTTGCAAAGGGGTTACCCGGAGTGGCTGataaaaaaaaagaaaacGGAACGATCAACTCTAAGCTAATACCTAACGCCTAAAATATTTTTGTGGAAAAACCTCCTGAATTTTTGTCGCTTTCACAAAAACCTTTTTTTACTGATTTTGCTATACGCATCCATCTGTTTTAGAGCATCATTCAATTGAATCACACGCCCATTTTCACTTCGTGACGTATTTCTTCTATTTTTGATCCAAATTTATCCAATAATAGTTGCAAATTCAACTGAGGCAATAATCTAAACTGACGAGGCATGACAAGAAGcaaaaattcaaaaactcccgccatcaccaagtccatTACCAAACCTCCTGGCAGAAAGAGCGTCAATACTTTGAGCAAATTTCGATCCGAATCCCACGATCAGCGGCTCAAACGGTTCCTTCTCAGTACTGATGCTGCCACCGCCAAAAAAAATGATGTCGATGATTCGACAGTGCGATTTAAACATTTGTTGGCCCTTACTCCGTTGTTTCGGTATTTCATAGATTTGAGTGCCTCCAAAGATGTGCTGTTCAAAAAAGTGATTCGTCAGCTCGACAATGAACACTCCATTCAATTGAAAGAtacgaagaagagaaagagaagaaagacagaaaaggaagaagatgctgaGTTGTTAGAAGAGGAAATACATGTGGGAGATGGTGACCAGGAGAAAACTGTGATGGTTGAAACTCCCTCGTACGTGCATGGCAAACTTAGAGACTACCAAATCCAGGGTTtgaattggttgatttctttgtaTGAAAACAGACTCAGTGGTATATTGGCTGATGAAATGGGTTTGGGAAAGACCTTACAAACTATCTCTTTTTTGGGGTACTTAAGGTACATAAAGCACATCGACGGTCCTTTCGTTGTGATCGTGCCCAAGTCTACGTTGGACAACTGGAGAAGAGAATTTGCCAAATGGACTCCCGAAGTCAATGTGGTGGTCTTACAGGGTAACAAAGAGCAACGTACAGACATAATGCAAAATCAGCTTTTGACTGCAAAGTTCGATGTGTTAGTTACCTCGTTTGAGATGGTAATCAGAGAGAAGTCTCAACTTAAGAAATTTAAGTGGGAATatattgttgttgacgaGGCCCATAGAATCAAAAACGAAGAGAGTTCGTTATCACAGATAATCAGATTGTTTTATTCCCGAAATAGGTTGTTAATTACTGGAACTCCATTGCAGAATAATTTACACGAATTATGGGcgttgttgaacttcttgttgcCGGATGTGTTTGGTGATTCTGAAGTTTTCGACGAATGGTTCGACAACCAGGGTGGTAAGGAGAACCCTGAAAGCCAGGACCAGGATCAGGTAGTACAGCAGCTTCACCAGCTTTTAAGTCCATTTTTGTTGAGAAGAGTGAAAGCcgatgttgaaaaatcgTTATTACCTAAAATCGAAACTAATGTGTATATTGGTATGACCGATATGCAAAGGAAATGGTATAGACAATTATTGGAAAAGGATATTGATGCTGTCAATGGTGCTGTTGGAAAAAGGGAAGGAAAAACTCGTCTTTTGAACATTGTTATGCAACTCAGAAAGTGTTGTAACCATCCATATTTATTTGACGGGGCTGAACCAGGCCCCCCCTTCACCACAGATGAACATTTGGTTTTCAATGCTGGTAAAATGATAATATTGGATAAAATGTTGCTGAAATTCAAAAGAGAAGGTTCGAGAgtcttgatcttctctCAGATGTCCAGATTGTTGGATATCTTAGAGGATTATTGTTTCTTGAGAGAGTACAATTATTGCAGAATTGACGGTTCAACGTCCCACGAAGAAAGAATCCAGGCCATTGACGATTACAATGCTCCAGACCTGGAAAAATTCATTTTCTTATTGACCACCAGAGCTGGAGGGTTGGGTATCAATTTGACTACTGCTGACATCGTTATTCTTTACGATTCGGATTGGAATCCTCAGGCTGATCTTCAAGCTATGGATAGGGCTCACAGAATTGGACAGAAGAAGCAAGTGAAGGTTTTTCGATTTGTCAGTGAAAATGCCATAGAGGAGAAGGTGTTAGAAAGAGCTGCTCAGAAATTGAGATTGGATCAGTTAGTCATCCAACAAGGTAGACTGAGTTCAACTGCAGCTATTGGTAGTAATAAGGATGATTTGATAGGCATGATTCAACATGGTGCTCAAGAAGTATTTCAGTCTGACAAGACAGAGAtgtttgatgatgatattgatgcTATCTTACAAAGAGGTGCCGAAAAAACCAAGACTTTGAACCTGAAGTTCAATAAATTAGgtcttgatgatattcAAAACTTTGCCTTCGACAACTCTACTTGGGAATGGAATGGTCaaaacttttccaaaaaggAGAATGACAAAACTGGAGTTGCGTGGATCAACCCTAGTAAAAGAGAGAGAAAGGAGCAAACTTATTCTATTGATAATTATTATAAAGATGTGCTAAAGGCAACTTTAACAACAAAAGCCACCAACTCTCAGTTGAAAGCAAAAGCTCCCAAGCACTATAACATTCAGGATCATCAGTTCTTCCCCGATGGCCTTGCTGAACTCCTAGAAAGAGAACAATTACAGTACAAGCAAGAAGTTGGGTACAAGTACTCTGTAGATGAGTTTGGAGATAGCGATGAGGAGTTTTTGGCTGATGAATTCAAGAGCGATGTCTCtagagaagaaagaagacGGATAGAGCAGAAGAAAGTTGATTCTGTCATACCATtgactgaagaagaaacaaaggCGAAGGACCAAATGCTACTGGAATCGTTCTATAACTGGACCAGGCGTGACTTCACAAATTTCATTCATGGCTGTGCTAAGCACGGAAGAAACTCTTTCGAGCAGATAGCTAAGTCAGTTGGGACCAAAACTCCTGAGGAAGTTCAACAGTATTCACAAACCTTTTGGAAAAAGTATACTACAATTGAAGGTTACGAAAAGTACATTACTCAAATCGAATCAAGTGAGAAGAAACTGGCTAAATTACAGAAACAACAGGAAATTTTACATTCAAAAATGAGTCAAATCGAAGATCCATTGTCAGATTTAACTATTGCATATCCCCCAAACAATTCCAAAAGAGTTTATTCCAAGCTTGAAGATAGGTTCATCTTGGCTTGCGTTTATAAACATGGAATCTTCAGTGAAAATTTGTCTGAGAAAGTAAGAGAAGAAGTATCATTGAGTGATCTTTTCAGATTTGATTGGTTTATGTTATCCAGAACTGCTCAAGAGCTTGGTAGACGAATTAACACATTACTTCTAGCTCTTACACGAGAAGTGGATACtgccaacaaaaagaaatCAAAACTTCCTAACATTGGTAGCTCTGCAAATAGTACTAGACCTGGATCAACTGAACCATCTGCAATACCTAATGGAGCTGGTGCCAAAAGGAACGGGGATGAAAATACGATTGCTCCCATcaaaagaaagaagaaataacaaatttttcatttaCGATAAAAATTGATAGACTATGTAACACTAGAATGTATATTATACACATTTGACGATTCTTTATACATAAAAATATCCTAAAGATACTGATCTCTAATTGTGGGCATCACAGTTGAAATGTAATAAGGAACTTTATTAGCTGTCCAACTGACAGAGAAAAAGTCACTCATTTCATGCTTTTCTACTTCAAGATAATCAAATACGGTGTTGTCGCCAGTAGATTTGTATCTTGGAGTAatgaagttcttcaaactaATAATTTTGGTACCTGGCCTCAAACCATGAAGTAGCCTACCGACTTCaaagttcaatttcatATCAAATAAATAATTGTTGACAATTAAAACATCGCAATCAAGAACGTCGTTCTTGACCACTGGATTGTTCACAAAACTTTGGGCCAAAGCAAACCGCAAGTTAAGAGGTTTGAGACCAAATATCTTTAAATGTTTATCCAATACCAACTTTTGAATAGCAGTTAATCTTGATGCATGTTCCATCAATTCACATCCGCCACTAAAAGCAGCACCAAATTCGATAGCTGCTTGAAAAGATGTGTTTCCCACACCCGAGCCAAGATCATAGAACTTTTGGTTAGGCTTAAAGTCAACCTTTGTCATAACCTCACTAACAAATGATGGTAATAATTCCCCGTAGACTTCAGCTGTAAACGCTTTATATCTTCTAAGCTctcttgatcttgttgaaaccACACGAGAGTAAACTCTGATCAAAAGTTGTTGCATGCAATACCTTGAAATAGTggtttttgatttcaacccattgaagaagtcttGAATATATGTTTTAGGTCTTTCAATACCTGCAACCACTTCAGTTGCGCTTTTTAAGGGTTGTTCTTCGAGCATTGTCTCAAATTGGAGCTCTGATTCGATCTCTGGGTCAGCGTCTTCCTCAGTCTCATTTTCCATAGAAGCTGGAGGCTTATTGCAAACCTCGTTGTAAAAGTCTTTTAGGTTCAAATCACCTGCAGTAGGCTTTGTGAAAGAGTCCGTGACAAATTCCCTAATTTCGGGGTTCACGTCAACTGACAACAATTCATTTCCTTTGTAAGTAGGAGATAAATATAGCATCAATAAATTCCACTTCTCAATGATGAACATgaaattggtgaagttgttttcATTGATAGCGTCCTCAACTGCCATACAGTAATCTTCGTACATaattgatttcaacttttcagaaTGAGAAAAGTATAAACAGTAATGGATTTGAAAAAACTTTTGAATCTCAAAGAGAGGACTGAGCTCATTCTGCTTAGGACTAGCCAAGACAAAAAGCTCACAATGTTCAGGATAGAGTAATGTCCTTAATCTGATTCTGTTTTTGCTATTCAATTGACTGTTTCCGTTTGAGTCGATGATGCGCAAAGGTGGGAAAGAATCCCCCACACTGTTGTAACGGTTAGGGAAGTCCAAGATTATTCTGGCAGATAATACATCCGTTTGGTAAAGATCAGTtttcatttcttccaaagtatcggtttccaagtcctcTGGTAAGAATTCCAACTTGGGAACGAACGCGTCATCTTGATATAttccatccacaaataacTGTCTGCCCTTGGTATCAAACAGGGTATCAACAGTGACATCATAGGGATCAAAAGGACTGACAACCTCAgcttcttcctcctcttcctcgCTACTTTCTTCTGATTCCTCTTCAGATGATTCCTCCTCTGATTCCTCCCTCTCGGAAGCTCTTCTTGTGGATTTTCTTGGTCCACCTCTCTTTCCCTTCTTGCCTTCCACTTTTTTCTTTAACATCCTTTTCAATATCTGCCTATCCTCAAATTGGGGCACAAAGAAAATGGTCTTCTGcctctttctcttttcatTGTCCTTGATTAATTTCTTATCACCGGTTACCGATTGGAAATAAGCTGCTTCTGTAGCAAGTTGATTTACAATTCTCGGCTGGACATGACGAGATACTTTCTTTGCCTTGGGCCGATTGGCATTTTCCCGTTGTTTCCTAAGTCTTTCTTGACGTAATTCCTCTTCTCGTTGTTTCCTGCGCACTTCATTCAGCTGCTTCTTACGCTTCATCTCACGGTACTCTTCGATAGAGAGATGCTTTTCTTCATGTTCAGCCACCTTCACCTCATTAAGGTCCACCACAGGAAGCATCCCTCTCGTCCGTCGTCCACGGGTGGTTCCAAATTCGTCAGAACAGTACCATTGAGACATATAtacaagttcttcaagggAGCTTTTAAACTTTCTTTTGCGGTAGGAATTCGTGAGGCTCTTTAACTTATTACTTATACTCGAATAAGTTCTGAAAGGAAGAAGCGATTGAATGTGGAGGATGGACTTCCCTTGGCTCAGACATTCGTTGATTATTTCCAGCTCTTCTTTTGAGTAATTTGGCTTTTTCAATGGGAAACATTCACCGACAATCTCTCTAGTAGGAACGCCTGGGAAGTGAACACGTAAGCTTTCACGGGTGCAACCAGTTGCTAGGACATACTCCACTAATTCTCGGTCAATCTCGAGTGGCCGGGGCTCGACCTCGACCAATTTGGACGtgatttcatcttccagTCTAAGGAACAATTCGTCAGCCACATCTTCCAAAGATCTATTATTGGCCTTGGAAACCTGTAAAAAGTAGACTTCAATCGGAGTCCAAGTAGGTATAATTTTAAAAAAAGTCTTGATGTCCTCAGTTTGAACATCTGGCAATTCCTCAAATAACCCTCCAGCAGTCAAATCGAACCCCATTTGAAATACCAAAACACCCACGTCTTCTGAACTCCATGACTCGGGAACTTTCAAGGTCAGGAGAAGGTCACTCACCTCCTGTAGTTTTGCAGAAAAATCTGGGTCGCTTCGAAGAGGCAATTCTGACTTGGAAAGTGGTACTCCGctttgttgatgttgaaccaACTTTACCACTTCAGGTCGTGTCCATTTGGGACTGGGCATCGTCAACGACACATGGTACACAAAGGAATCAAGAGGGATTGCAGGGAGTCGATTTTTGATGGCTTGAAGCGTCAAGTCATAATTCACGAGATATTTAACTTGATTTATCTCGTGTTCATTCCAGGTCCTATCGCACGTATCAGTTTCACTAGATTCCTTAGAATCAGGTGTAAGATAAGCATCTTGATCGGATTTGACGTATGACGCGTCGGTGTTCAACTTAAATAACTGCTGCTTCATCGAGAGCTCAGGTAGTTTACTCTCTGTGTGGATAAACATTTGTTCTAATTGCATAGATAATAATTGGAAATATGTGTGTTTTTCCTGGTTAGGATTTTTTCGGGATTATATACAAAATCTCAACTTTGGTGTTCGTAGGACAAATTATTATTTTCCGACCCTCTGTAACTTGCAACTGAACTATCTATACACAACTATTTATAGGTGTTAAAGCTTGCTGGCCCGTAACCCATTCATTCGaaacttcaattctttaAGAACTTTACTCTCAGGTTTCCAATCATCAAATAACTCGTACAATTCGTTAATCTCATCATATCCAGTTTTGCCCATTTCGTTACCCTTGTCCACACTGAGTAGTTTGTTATTATTGGGCCAATTCTTTTCTATGTTAAACAACAAGCCCCGTAAGCACCAAGGTAAGATGAAGGGGTTGGTGCCTATCTTGCTGATgttgaactccttgatGTAAACCTGGTTGGTACTTGGCAACTTGACTATTTCGGTTGCAGACAAATCTGTGGGAAGCGAGCCATAGTTGCCTATTCCGGTAGTGACAACTTCATGTTTGGGTAGGCTATTGACCTCGTAGCTCGGTTCCGTGTTGGATAACTTGGAGCTCGACGTCGGTGGGAGCACAATGTCATCCGTGTCCAACACGAACTTGATTCCCAAATCGTACACTTTCCCGTCATTATAAAGCTTTGAGTGGCCCCCACCTGTTAATGGTCCAGCCAATGCAGTGCTTAGctccttcaaaacattGTTATCAAAGTATCCCATGTTCTGTAGTTGACAACAAAGGGATACAAGCTTTTGAATAAACAATGGGGTCTGGGAAGAGTGGTCAATATAACACGCACGGTATATGTTGGGATGATAGACGTGCGCCGAAACTGCACTATACAACGGTACCAATTGGTCATTAATGGACCCAATGAAGCAAATTTTGATGTTTGAGTTGATAATCACCTGTATAGACTCTTTGTATACCAACGACTGTTGGCTGTTaaacttggtcaactcaAACAATTCCATTAACGAGTCGTGTTCAAGTGCAGAGTAGGCCTTCATAAAGAAAGATTTGTCGACTCCATAAAATGGGCCGTTATTAATTCCGGCCATTCccaagattccaattcgcttgttgatggcatcTTTCAAGATTCCCATACgaatcaacttggccaacaaaATAATCGACACCACACAACCCTGAGAATGGGATGCAACAAATATCAAATCCGCATCATTTAACTCCTGTTGccatttgatcaagatcTCAGTGAAAAATTCTACTCTGTCAAGAATCTTTCCTTCTTTCTCCAAGGCGATCTTCTGGATACTGACTTGCTTAGAATCACTCTCGTCGATCAACCTATTCTCAATACAGTACCTGATCATGGCCTTTTCAGCCTCATTGGCAAACTTCAACGACGTTCCTTTTGGCGCACCAATAAGAGGTCGTATCATCTTTGTAGGGAAAAATCCATGGACTCCGAtaatcaagatcttcttgatcttcgTTAACGAACTGCCCTTATGACGCACGATCTCAGCTTGTCTGATTTGCGGGGGTTTCCCGGATCTGCCGGTGCCCCTGTGGTTTATCAAGAGATTTCCCATCGGatcattggtgatggataTAGAGTTGGGGTCATTGGCATCTTCCTCTATTTGTGTTTCTTGATTATAGGAATAGGTACTGTCACTGGACTTGGTATAGTACTTGTTATAATTGGGTAGACACGCTCTCTTGTGGCTTGGTAGTTTGGCCAATGATCTTCCATAAAGCTTGTACGTCCTCTCGTACAACAAATTAAACTCCTTCTCTAATTTGTCTTTAGAGGCCCCTGAATTGTCCGACATCTCTTCTGGGCCATCAGATTCATCTTCCATGACACTCGTCAAAGTGTGGGAGCTGAATCCCAATTTTGTGGACAATTGGCTCAAAAACGTTCTCCAGTTGGTTAAATCCACCTTATTACTATTGGTATTGTTCTGGTTCGAGGTGGAAGTGCTACCAAACAATGTAGATGTTAGATGACTCCCAGAAATAATTGAGGCTTGGTTAGGCAAACAGGTGTCCCAGTCGGGCACAATTACgttttccttcaagttttcgTTTTTGTGGGTGTTGATTTTGCTAAATTGTTTAGCATCATCGTGAGGTTTGTACAAAACAGCATCATCTTCCAGATTGGCAGGATTTTCATCATTCACATCTGGTCGTGGAACTAGCTGCTGAGACGATGGTAGAATCGTGTTGGAAACGTTCGTATTGATCTTTTCCtccttctccttcttcttattATTATTATCTTTCTTGTTAGCCTTATCTTTTGGCTCCTCATTGTTGTTATCAAGGTTGGAGTCGGAGTTCAAGTCCTCGGCAGAATTTGTCGAGTCTCTCTGTGTGGTCCAGAAATTCCATGAGGATATGCTCTTTTTTCTATCTCCGGGAATGTGGTCATCCacttcatcatcattattgTTATCGTCATCTGGagaatcatcttcatcatctggaacattttcttctccaatggCGTCTTCATGGTTATCAAAGTACTGTTGGCTGTTGTCGTTCTTTTTCCAGTTCATCCAATTTCCAGATGTTAGCTGTGCTGAGAGAGCTTTCATGGTACTTATATCCGGGGATTTACTCCTCTCACCGTCTGGGGAACTGGTTGGGGGATTCGGGCTTAGAGGGACGGCCAGCGAACTATCGGTCGCTTTGCTGGTGTTCCACAGTTTCAACCAGCTGGAACTCATAGTATAGAATGATGGAGATCCGTGTATGAATGTCTAGCAAAAGATGTGGTGGTTATTAGTCCTAGCAGATTACAATTGACACTTGCTCAAAAGCGGGTGCGAAAGCCCTTTTAATTCATATGATATATTTGTGAGGTGAAACTGGCACTATTATTTTGTAGGGCCCAGTCGGTTTTTTGTAGTAGATCGTGCTGTTGTACTAGGAGCTGTGACTTGTCGGTGCAGTGTCCACCTGTTGTTTTGGGCGCCTGGAAGCTGGGTGGTACCAATTCAATGGCTAACTACCTTTTAACCCATGTAATCTGTACAAATGTAGATGGGATGTAGCTGATCTCAGCTCATACTTAGTTCTGAGTTGAAAGACCTTAACAACTACACTAATATTTTAGTCCATATATTAACAATTTCCCTCCTACGCTTTTGCTGTGCTCCCGCACAACTGTTATTTCTCAATGGCGAAGAGGAGAGGAACAGAGGTATCAACTAAGTTTTTAAGCATCAACCCCCaatatgaagaagaagtgttGGAAGTCTACGCCATTCTTACAGAGGAAGTAGAAGACTTGCAATTGAAACAACTCCGAACAGTGTTCAAACGCCTTCAAATTCCCAAATGTTTCACCGCCGA
Above is a window of Yamadazyma tenuis chromosome 1, complete sequence DNA encoding:
- a CDS encoding uncharacterized protein (EggNog:ENOG503NTYE; COG:S) → MKALSAQLTSGNWMNWKKNDNSQQYFDNHEDAIGEENVPDDEDDSPDDDNNNDDEVDDHIPGDRKKSISSWNFWTTQRDSTNSAEDLNSDSNLDNNNEEPKDKANKKDNNNKKKEKEEKINTNVSNTILPSSQQLVPRPDVNDENPANSEDDAVLYKPHDDAKQFSKINTHKNENLKENVIVPDWDTCLPNQASIISGSHLTSTLFGSTSTSNQNNTNSNKVDLTNWRTFLSQLSTKLGFSSHTLTSVMEDESDGPEEMSDNSGASKDKLEKEFNLLYERTYKLYGRSLAKLPSHKRACLPNYNKYYTKSSDSTYSYNQETQIEEDANDPNSISITNDPMGNLLINHRGTGRSGKPPQIRQAEIVRHKGSSLTKIKKILIIGVHGFFPTKMIRPLIGAPKGTSLKFANEAEKAMIRYCIENRLIDESDSKQVSIQKIALEKEGKILDRVEFFTEILIKWQQELNDADLIFVASHSQGCVVSIILLAKLIRMGILKDAINKRIGILGMAGINNGPFYGVDKSFFMKAYSALEHDSLMELFELTKFNSQQSLVYKESIQVIINSNIKICFIGSINDQLVPLYSAVSAHNMGYFDNNVLKELSTALAGPLTGGGHSKLYNDGKVYDLGIKFVLDTDDIVLPPTSSSKLSNTEPSYEVNSLPKHEVVTTGIGNYGSLPTDLSATEIVKLPSTNQVYIKEFNISKIGTNPFILPWCLRGLLFNIEKNWPNNNKLLSVDKGNEMGKTGYDEINELYELFDDWKPESKVLKELKFRMNGLRASKL
- the DOT1 gene encoding Nucleosomal histone H3-Lys79 methylase (COG:B; EggNog:ENOG503NVIQ), with the protein product MQLEQMFIHTESKLPELSMKQQLFKLNTDASYVKSDQDAYLTPDSKESSETDTCDRTWNEHEINQVKYLVNYDLTLQAIKNRLPAIPLDSFVYHVSLTMPSPKWTRPEVVKLVQHQQSGVPLSKSELPLRSDPDFSAKLQEVSDLLSTLKVPESWSSEDVGVLVFQMGFDLTAGGLFEELPDVQTEDIKTFFKIIPTWTPIEVYFLQVSKANNRSLEDVADELFLRSEDEITSKLVEVEPRPLEIDRELVEYVLATGCTRESLRVHFPGVPTREIVGECFPLKKPNYSKEESEIINECSSQGKSILHIQSLLPFRTYSSISNKLKSLTNSYRKRKFKSSLEELVYMSQWYCSDEFGTTRGRRTRGMLPVVDLNEVKVAEHEEKHLSIEEYREMKRKKQSNEVRRKQREEELRQERLRKQRENANRPKAKKVSRHVQPRIVNQLATEAAYFQSVTGDKKLIKDNEKRKRQKTIFFVPQFEDRQILKRMLKKKVEGKKGKRGGPRKSTRRASEREESEEESSEEESEESSEEEEEEAEVVSPFDPYDVTVDTSFDTKGRQLFVDGIYQDDAFVPKLEFLPEDLETDTLEEMKTDLYQTDVLSARIILDFPNRYNSVGDSFPPLRIIDSNGNSQLNSKNRIRLRTLLYPEHCELFVLASPKQNELSPLFEIQKFFQIHYCLYFSHSEKLKSIMYEDYCMAVEDAINENNFTNFMFIIEKWNLLMLYLSPTYKGNELLSVDVNPEIREFVTDSFTKPTAGDLNLKDFYNEVCNKPPASMENETEEDADPEIESELQFETMLEEQPLKSATEVVAGIERPKTYIQDFFNGLKSKTTISRYCMQQLLIRVYSRVVSTRSRELRRYKAFTAEVYGELLPSFVSEVMTKVDFKPNQKFYDLGSGVGNTSFQAAIEFGAAFSGGCELMEHASRLTAIQKLVLDKHLKIFGLKPLNLRFALAQSFVNNPVVKNDVLDCDVLIVNNYLFDMKLNFEVGRLLHGLRPGTKIISLKNFITPRYKSTGDNTVFDYLEVEKHEMSDFFSVSWTANKVPYYISTVMPTIRDQYL